One part of the Canis lupus dingo isolate Sandy chromosome 14, ASM325472v2, whole genome shotgun sequence genome encodes these proteins:
- the LOC112675098 gene encoding 60S ribosomal protein L37a-like — MAKRTKKVGIVGKYGTRYGASLRKMVKKIEISQHAKYTCSFCGKTKMKRRAVGIWHCGSCMKTVAGGAWTYNTTSAVTVKSANRRLKELKDQ, encoded by the coding sequence ATGGCCAAACGCACCAAGAAGGTCGGGATCGTGGGTAAATACGGGACCCGCTACGGGGCCTCGCTCAGGAAGATGGTGAAGAAGATCGAGATCAGCCAGCACGCCAAGTACACCTGCTCCTTCTGCGGCAAGACCAAGATGAAAAGGCGAGCGGTGGGCATCTGGCACTGCGGCTCCTGCATGAAGACCGTGGCCGGGGGCGCCTGGACCTACAACACCACTTCTGCTGTCACAGTAAAGTCTGCCAACAGAAGACTGAAGGAGTTGAAAGACCAGTAG